Proteins found in one Cricetulus griseus strain 17A/GY chromosome X, alternate assembly CriGri-PICRH-1.0, whole genome shotgun sequence genomic segment:
- the Plp2 gene encoding proteolipid protein 2 — MADSERLSAPGCWLACTGFLRTKKGLFLCAEIILCLVVLICFSASTSAYSSLSVIEMIFAAVLFVFYMCDLHSKISFINWPWTDFFRAFIAAILYLITSIVVLVDGKGSFKIAAGVLGIFATLLFGCDAYFTFPLKQQRHTAAPTDPTDGP; from the exons ATGGCGGACTCTGAGCGCCTCTCGGCCCCTGGCTGCTGGTTAGCCTGCACTGGCTTCTTACGCACCAAAAAGGGACTtttcctgtgtgctgagatt ATACTGTGCCTGGTGGTTTTAATTTGCTTCAGTGCTTCGACATCAGCATACTCCTCCCTGTCGGTGATCGAGATGATCTTTGCTGCTGTCTTATTTGTCTTCTACATGTGTGACCTGCACTCCAAGATATCATTCATCAACTGGCCATGGACT GACTTCTTCAGAGCCTTCATAGCAGCCATCCTCTACCTGATAACCTCCATTGTTGTCCTTGTAGATGGAAAAGGCAGTTTCAAAATCGCTGCTGGG GTACTGGGTATATTTGCTACATTGCTCTTTGGCTGTGATGCCTACTTCACCTTCCCTTTAAAGCAGCAAAGACATACAGCAGCCCCTACTG ATCCCACAGATGGCCCTTGA
- the Magix gene encoding PDZ domain-containing protein MAGIX: protein MESRAGNTADPRGSRGGGGLPGSGGPRARQLLERLDARPLAARAAADFSELVRKASATLRLRHKEAVSILDSADIEVTDSRLPHTTLVEHRSQHRRSETLGTYMEPPPVTQHKASYTLKLPQATRQFSVELVRGPAGFGFTLKGGRGVSGDVPLAVRGLLKDGPAHRCGRLQAGDLVLHINGESTQGLTHAQVVERIRAGGPRLCLVLRRPQERDASKTEEVGGHQKRDCSPDPRGSRMTRSRSTISPVHQTLKSRTCLEPSPEAVAAGHVVPIVEHPAEDLKDHIPGAPGTPGPWLVPSEDRLSQALGVRGGGGGAQIAQEMAAGKQRH, encoded by the exons ATGGAATCCCGCGCTGGGAACACCGCAGACCCTAGAGGGAGCAGAGGAG GAGGTGGCCTACCTGGGTCCGGGGGCCCCCGCGCTCGGCAGCTCCTGGAGCGGCTGGACGCGCGCCCCCTGGCGGCCAGAGCCGCAGCGGACTTCTCAGAGCTGGTACGAAAGGCCAGTGCCACATTGCGCCTGCGCCACAAGGAGG CTGTTAGTATTCTGGATTCTGCAGATATAGAAGTCACAGACAGTCGTTTGCCTCACACCACTCTTGTGGAACATCGATCCCAG CATCGAAGGTCTGAGACTCTGGGGACATATATGGAGCCACCTCCAGTAACCCAACATAAGGCAAGCTATACTTTGAAACTACCCCAAGCCACCCGTCAATTTTCTGTGGAGCTAGTCCGAGGTCCTGCAGGCTTTGGTTTCACTTTAAAAGGAGGACGAGGTGTATCTGGGGATGTTCCACTGGCCGTGCGTGGACTGCTGAAGGACGGGCCAGCACATCGATGTGGTCGTTTGCAG GCTGGTGACCTTGTGCTCCATATCAATGGAGAGTCAACACAGGGCCTCACTCATGCCCAGGTGGTGGAGCGGATTCGCGCTGGAGGCCCCCGACTTTGCCTGGTACTCCGCCGGCCTCAAGAGAGGGATGCCAGTAAGACTGAGGAGGTTGGAGGCCACCAGAAGAGAG ATTGCAGCCCAGATCCTAGGGGAAGCAGGATGACGAGGTCTCGCAGCACCATTTCCCCAGTTCATCAAACGCTCAAGAGCCGGACCTGTCTGGAACCTAGTCCAGAGGCAGTGGCTGCTGGCCATGTGGTTCCCATAGTGGAGCACCCCGCAGAAGACTTGAAAGACCATATCCCTGGTGCCCCTGGTACCCCTGGGCCCTGGCTGGTGCCGAGCGAAGACCGGCTCTCACAGGCTCTAGGGGTtcggggcgggggcgggggcgcGCAGATCGCTCAGGAGATGGCAGCCGGAAAGCAGAGGCACTGA